Proteins encoded in a region of the Planococcus citri chromosome 1, ihPlaCitr1.1, whole genome shotgun sequence genome:
- the Tollo gene encoding toll-like receptor Tollo — protein sequence MHSGSAFFVAIVGTMLLIISGKSLRYQAPDECKWYSVTADGEQEVSANLPDDQEVALVCRLRTINSEIEKTNLSVIQPQYTVKLKIVCSEMFFFKSSVNPGSFQTLIDLKDLSLEFCKIGNVTAGAFRGLRQLRNLTFITHNDDWSGMSLEVYPNVFADDLHLLERLDFSCNNIRSLPEGVFCPLQNLHYLNLTRNKLTSVGNFMFNENNEVLKCGENLRVLDLSNNTIDSLPQKVFSRLSLLEELYLQDNAMTVIADHAFDNLSSLSVLNLANNKLVYLPPELFTDTRQIKEIHLQNNSITMLAPGLFNDLGKLLVLDLSQNQLTEEWINSATFSGLARLIVLNLSGNNITKLDAYMFRDLFQLQILRLENNAIHSIPGNTFASLYELTTLVLSNNKIKRIDGFTFASLSGLTLLALDNNQISYVDDEAFHNSTNMEDLHLNGNELADIPVALKNIPNLKTLDLGTNRISQILLTSFPVMNQLVGLRLTENNITEVRKGVFDQLTELQIINLSNNKIRKIDQGTFDANLKVVAIRIDGNYLIEVGGLFSKLPNLVWLNISENFLEWFDYALIPTGLQWLDIHGNKITELGNHFEIENQLQLSVFDASNNRLTEITGSSIPDNVQSLNLANNQISKIQSYAFFKKYNLTKVDLVGNQLKILTPHSLRISSVPAGRTLPEFYVADNPFQCDCTMQWLQSYSVEPERNRPILADLNEVKCELLYNRENSVVPLKEATADQFLCRYELECAKRSMCDCCDFDACDCKVVCPANCTCYHSMSANANVVSCSKSGYHGSIPEKIPMNVTQLYLDGNDIRVLSSHSFIGRKLLKVIFLNNSNIEVIYNRTFHGLKELEILRLENNRITSLKGNEFEGLDKLKELYLHNNRISMIQSNVLITPYALSTLRLDQNHLTQFSIWKLPSSLNTVTLADNPWTCECQFVQKVQEYLQYLKNTIVDSKEMKCYNHSYKFSFPIMSDNITSFCVQEASQLSNITSNIIEGALNGNLSSNESDSKQNLHHFLPITVIAISLLFFFGIIAIVVCMYKDELRIWFYSKFGVRLFYPTSEIEMDDRDKLFDAFVSYSAKDEIFVAEELAPILENGDPPYKLCLHYREFPIGGYLSDTIVQAVESSRRTIMVLSENFIKSEWSRYEFKSAHHQVLRDRRKRLIVILLGEVPFKDLDADLRLFLKHNTYLQWGEKLFWERLRFALPDVPNNQRLKNNRHRHVHINSHNHHHHSLHRHHNRNNTSNSRSVAIHI from the coding sequence ATGCATTCCGGTTCGGCGTTTTTCGTAGCCATTGTCGGTACCATGCTATTGATAATATCCGGAAAATCGCTCCGTTATCAGGCGCCGGACGAGTGTAAATGGTATTCGGTTACGGCCGATGGCGAACAAGAGGTTTCCGCCAATTTGCCCGATGACCAGGAGGTCGCCTTGGTGTGTCGTCTTCGGACGATCAATTCGGAAATCGAGAAAACCAACTTGAGCGTTATACAGCCTCAATACACGGTGAAACTAAAAATAGTGTGCAGTGaaatgtttttctttaaaagttcCGTGAATCCGGGTAGTTTTCAAACGCTAATCGATCTCAAAGATTTATCGCTCGAGTTTTGTAAAATCGGTAATGTGACCGCGGGTGCTTTTCGCGGGCTTCGCCAATTACGAAATCTCACTTTCATCACGCATAACGATGATTGGTCCGGTATGAGCTTGGAAGTGTATCCGAATGTGTTCGCCGACGATCTGCATTTGCTGGAAAGGCTCGATTTCAGCTGCAACAACATACGCAGTTTACCTGAAGGTGTGTTTTGCCCTCTGCAGAATCTACACTACTTGAATCTCACCCGTAACAAGTTGACCAGCGTTGGTAATTTCATGTTCAACGAAAACAACGAGGTGTTGAAATGCGGCGAAAATCTACGCGTGCTGGATTTATCCAATAATACCATCGACTCGTTACCTCAGAAAGTTTTCTCGCGTTTGAGCTTACTCGAAGAGCTTTATTTGCAAGACAACGCGATGACTGTGATCGCTGATCACGCGTTCGATAATTTGTCGTCGTTATCGGTGCTGAACCTCGCTAATAATAAACTAGTCTACCTGCCTCCCGAGTTGTTCACCGATACGAGGCAAATAAAGGAAATACATTTGCAAAATAATTCCATAACCATGTTAGCTCCCGGATTATTCAACGATTTGGGCAAACTTCTAGTCTTAGATTTATCGCAAAACCAATTAACCGAAGAATGGATTAATTCGGCCACGTTCAGCGGTCTTGCGCGATTAATCGTACTCAACCTGTCCGGCAATAATATAACCAAACTGGACGCGTACATGTTCCGCGACCTGTTTCAACTTCAAATACTACGTTTAGAAAATAACGCCATTCATTCCATACCTGGTAATACGTTCGCGTCGCTCTACGAATTAACCACTTTGGTGCTGTCCAATAATAAAATCAAACGAATCGACGGTTTCACATTCGCCAGCTTATCCGGGCTAACGTTGCTGGCTCTGGATAATAATCAAATCAGCTACGTCGACGATGAAGCTTTCCATAATTCCACCAATATGGAAGATCTACATTTGAACGGTAACGAGCTGGCGGATATTCCGGTCGCTTTGAAAAACATTCCGAACTTGAAAACGTTGGATTTGGGCACAAATCGAATTTCGCAAATCTTATTGACCTCGTTTCCGGTTATGAATCAGCTAGTCGGTTTACGTTTGACGGAAAATAACATCACCGAGGTTCGCAAAGGCGTCTTTGATCAGCTGACCGAATTGCAGATCATCAATTTATCCAAcaataaaattcgtaaaatcgATCAAGGCACATTCGACGCTAATCTCAAAGTGGTTGCTATACGTATCGATGGTAACTACCTGATCGAAGTGGGCGGATTATTTTCCAAGCTGCCAAATCTAGTCTGGTTAAatatttcggaaaattttcttGAATGGTTCGACTACGCTTTGATTCCAACTGGTTTGCAGTGGCTCGACATACACGGTAACAAGATCACCGAGCTTGGTAACCATTTCGAAATCGAGAATCAACTTCAGCTCAGCGTATTCGACGCCAGCAACAACAGGCTGACTGAGATCACCGGCAGCTCAATTCCAGACAACGTGCAAAGCTTGAACCTGGCCAATAATCAGATCTCCAAAATCCAATCGTacgcgtttttcaaaaaatacaatcttACCAAAGTCGACTTGGTTGGAAACCAGTTGAAAATCCTGACTCCGCATTCGCTTCGAATATCTTCAGTTCCGGCTGGCCGAACGTTACCCGAATTCTACGTAGCCGATAATCCATTCCAGTGCGACTGCACCATGCAGTGGTTGCAAAGCTATTCGGTCGAACCGGAACGAAATAGACCAATATTAGCTGATTTGAACGAGGTGAAATGCGAGCTGCTGTATAATCGAGAGAATTCCGTCGTACCATTAAAGGAGGCTACAGCTGATCAGTTCCTATGTCGTTACGAGTTGGAGTGCGCCAAACGAAGTATGTGCGATTGCTGCGATTTTGACGCCTGCGATTGTAAAGTCGTATGTCCGGCTAATTGCACCTGTTACCATAGCATGTCAGCCAATGCTAACGTCGTATCTTGCAGTAAATCCGGGTACCACGGCAGTATACCAGAGAAAATACCAATGAATGTTACACAGCTGTATCTCGACGGTAACGACATCAGGGTACTTTCCAGCCACAGTTTCATTGGCCGAAAATTACTCAAGGTGATATTCTTGAATAATTCCAACATCGAAGTCATCTATAATCGCACGTTTCATGGTCTAAAAGAGCTCGAAATTCTCAGACTAGAAAATAACCGAATAACATCTCTAAAAGGTAACGAGTTCGAAGGTCTAGATAAACTGAAGGAGTTATATTTACACAACAATCGAATCTCCATGATCCAGTCAAACGTTTTAATAACTCCATACGCACTCTCCACTCTACGTCTAGACCAAAACCACTTGACGCAGTTCTCAATCTGGAAACTACCCTCGTCGCTCAATACTGTCACCTTGGCCGACAACCCTTGGACATGCGAATGCCAGTTTGTTCAAAAAGTCCAAGAATACCTGCAATACTTGAAAAACACCATCGTCGACAGCAAAGAGATGAAATGCTACAATCATTCGTACAAATTCTCGTTTCCCATCATGTCAGACAATATCACCTCGTTCTGTGTCCAGGAAGCCAGTCAACTCTCCAATATCACCAGCAATATCATCGAAGGCGCCCTCAACGGTAACCTGAGCTCAAACGAGTCCGATTCCAAGCaaaacttgcaccactttttACCGATAACTGTGATCGCGATTTCGTTATTGTTCTTTTTCGGTATAATTGCAATCGTCGTCTGTATGTACAAAGATGAGCTTCGTATATGGTTCTATTCGAAATTCGGTGTTCGTCTATTTTACCCTACTAGTGAAATCGAAATGGATGATCGTGACAAGTTATTCGATGCGTTCGTGAGTTATAGTGCGAAAGACGAGATTTTTGTGGCCGAGGAGTTGGCGCCAATACTCGAAAATGGTGACCCTCCGTATAAGCTGTGTCTACACTATCGCGAGTTTCCTATCGGCGGTTACCTCTCTGACACCATTGTGCAAGCTGTCGAGTCGTCGCGGCGCACCATTATGGTGCTTTCGGAAAACTTCATCAAATCCGAATGGAGCAGATACGAGTTCAAATCAGCTCATCATCAGGTTCTGCGCGACAGGCGAAAAAGACTGATTGTAATTTTACTCGGCGAGGTGCCATTCAAGGATCTAGATGCCGACCTCAGGTTGTTCCTCAAACATAACACGTACCTGCAATGgggcgaaaaattattttgggaaAGGTTACGATTCGCTTTACCAGACGTGCCCAATAACCAAAGGCTGAAAAACAACAGGCATCGGCATGTGCATATCAATTCgcataatcatcatcatcattcgcTCCATAGGCACCATAATCGTAATAATACGTCCAATAGTAGATCCGTCGCCATACATATTTAG